The Lycium barbarum isolate Lr01 chromosome 9, ASM1917538v2, whole genome shotgun sequence genome has a segment encoding these proteins:
- the LOC132611261 gene encoding disease resistance protein RUN1-like, whose amino-acid sequence MRESDMQEFGLNFQCWKKLDLSDSKRLRRTPNFNGSRSLETLWLHGCSSLTEIHPSIGNLDRLIDLDFSGCKKLTDLPSSICRLKSLETLDICRCSSLQTLPVDLGDMRCLKFLAASDTGIKQLPRSVEMLKDLKNLDVGGKYIEAKRSFSRRRVPRIQSLSTFLSCLVLKNCGFSEADIPRDIGSLSSLTYLDMSGNSFL is encoded by the exons ATGCGGGAGAGTGATATGCAAGAATTTGGTTTGAATTTTCAG TGTTGGAAGAAGTTGGATCTCTCAGATAGCAAGCGTCTCAGAAGAACTCCAAACTTCAACGGTTCACGAAGTCTTGAGACTTTATGGCTTCATGGTTGCTCAAGTCTGACGGAGATCCATCCAtcaattggaaatttggacagACTAATTGATCTGGATTTTTCTGGTTGCAAAAAGCTTACGGATCTTCCGAGCAGCATATGCCGGCTAAAATCATTGGAAACCTTGGACATTTGTCGGTGCTCATCTTTACAAACGCTGCCAGTTGACCTTGGAGATATGCGATGTCTAAAATTTCTTGCTGCAAGTGATACGGGTATAAAACAATTGCCTAGATCTGTTGAAATGCtaaaagatctcaaaaatttgGATGTGGGAGGTAAATATATAGAGGCCAAAAGGAGTTTTTCCCGAAGAAGAGTCCCTCGCATACAATCCTTGTCTACCTTTCTTTCGTGTTTAGTCCTTAAAAACTGTGGTTTCTCTGAGGCTGATATTCCTAGGGATATTGGGAGTTTATCCTCCTTGACATATTTAGATATGAGCGGCAACagtttcctttga